CTGCACTGCCTACGTGCCCTACATTTCAGCTGGCAAGGAATTACCAGAGTTCGACAATTTCTAAAGTGCTGCTTTTGAGCCCACAAGCACCCACCTCAATTGTGCATAACgtttttaaaatagaaaaaaaaacataaaaatgtatatatcttgAATCCACATAGGATGACGACGATGATTGCAGCTCTGAGTGCTGTAATGTAATCACCGCCATTGAAGTGCTGATAAGGAATTGTTTCAGTCACAGAAAATTAGgtcatttatttgaaacaagccAAGTGTGCAGTCCTGCTTTCTGTGTCATTTTCTTTCCAGATGTTTGAACAGTTAGTTTCTTAAGACGTGCACTCATCTACAAAACATAGGTTTGCACAAAACTATTATTTTAACTATATTATACTAACTGACATGGGTGGTTAGTAAGAAGAGGCTTCAGCAaggaaactgtttttttttctatgccaGTGattcttaaaggacactccacttcccaaatctaaacaaaaataaattcccTATTTGCTAGGTATATACTgaatgaaaatgtgcatgcatttaattatacttttttttattgggtggggtatatctaaaaccagcttgctcTTATCTGAAGCCTTTTCcagccctccccttttaaccctgCCCATACTTCCTGTGGCTGTCCGATCACAGACTTTttaatgcagcttaatgagaagtctttgcaagtcaggtgctatgggcaattgctgcctctagagtttagctccactgagctaaacagccaggaagtaacaggaccagttgtctgattgacaaggttcatttataaaagtgcacctTTCTATTGaaagctgcactttttgtaaaatgaaaaaaagaggacacactcttcactcatAAAGGACTTCAGCAAGATGAAGAGCTTTATtggtctgaagtgtccctttaaaggaacagtaaagtgttaggaatacaaacctgtagtgTCCTAGTTGCATATTAGGCTTAACGCAGCTTCCCATTTTCAGTAAAATTCTTATAAAACTAGGggggtgtttaaccctgcaatataaacattgccgcTTTTACAAAATGCAGGGTTAAAAATACAGGACCACTGAAATAATAGTGGTTATTTAACCTTTGGTCAGAGGGTCAGAAAGTCCTATATCAGTGACGCATTCTTCTTTGAAAATTATTCCAATTTtcccagaattaaaaaaaaaattctgttggaAAAAGTGGAGGAAATATTAAACAGTCtagacgtcatattccagctcccggcatcactctgtggcgcgcaagggagctgagcagagacagctcacaaatcagtgctccctcgccggcgcCACGCGCCTGGATTACAATTAGCCACCCAAgtgcctgcctccctccctgcaagaaGTCCCACTGGAGCccagggggaaaaaaatccacccagctcttccaaaggtagggaggctggttggatttaaactaaaatagaaaaagtaatctttattaattaatgtttggagggggggggtgtgtgtctggctgtcagtgtgtgtgtgtgtgtgagtgattgtgtgtgtctggatgtcagtgtttgtgtgtgtgtgtgtgtgtgtgtgggtgggtgtgtgtgtctggctgtcagtgtgtgtgtctgagtgattgtgtgtgtctggctgtcagtgtgtgcatgtcagtgtgtttctgagtgattgtgtgtgtcttgctgttagtgtgtgtgtgattgtgtgtgtctggctgtcagtgtgtgtatgtctgtcagtgtgtttctgagtaattgtgtgtgtctggctgtcagtgtttgtgtgattgtttgtgtctggctgtcagtgtgtatctgagtgattgtgtgtatgtctgtcacagtgtggctatctgtcagtgagtgagtgagtgtgtgtctgtcagtgaatgtgtttgttttttgagtGATTGTGTCAGTGAGAGCGCCTGTTTGTCTGGCTGTccgtgtgtgcagggccggcgcgtccataaggcggcacaggcggccgccttagggcgcaccggctctgagggcgccagatttcagtgaccggcaggaggtcaccttctggacccacggcgggcggcagcgttctaatgagaggcggcgagggagctctaacctgtctgctctgctccctcgcgcgccgtgtgctgatgctgcgggagccggaagatgacgtcatattccggctcccgcgccatcagcagacagcccgcaagggagcagagcagacaggttagagctccctcacagcctctcattagaacgctgccgccagcCGCacggaagccccactggaccccagggacacatccacaccagctctccaggtagggaggctgggtggatattaatatttaattgtgtgtgtctgaaagtgtatgtgtgagtgtgtgtgtgtgtgtctgagtgtgtgtgtctgagtgtgtgtgtctgtgagtgtgtgtgtctgaaagtgtatgtgtgagtgtgtgtgtgtgtgtctgtgagtgtgtgtgtctgtgtctgaaagtgtatgtgtgagtgtgtgtttgtctaaatgtgtgtgtgtctgtatgtgtttgtctgtgagtgtgtgtctgaaagtgtgtgtgtctgaaagtgtatgtgtgagtttgtgtgtgtgtctgaaagtgtgtgtgtctgtgattgtgtgtgtctgtgtctgaaagtgtatgtgtgagtttgtctaaatgtgtgtgtgtctgtgtatgtgtttgtctgtgagtgtgtgtctgaaagtgtatgtgtaagtgtgtgtgtgagtgtgtgtgtctgtgagtgtgtgtgtatgtgtctgtcagtgtgtgtgtgtgtgtatgtgtctgtcagtgtgtgtgtgtatgtgtttgtctttgtgtgtgtatgtttttctgtgagtgtgtgtctgtatgtgtttgtctgtgagtgtgtgtctgtgtatgtgtttgtgagtgtgtgtctgtgtatgtgtttgtctgtgagtgtttctgtgtgtgtgtgtgtgtgtctgtgtatgtgtttgtctgtgagtgtgtgtgtctgtgtatgtaagtgtgtgtatgtgtctgtgtgtgtctgtgaatgattgtatgaatgtgtgtgtctgtgtgtgtgtgtgtgtgtttgtgagtgtctgtcaaatcagtgagagtatgtttgtgattgagtgtgtgtctgtcaatgaatgaatgagtgtgtgtcagatcagtgagtctgtgtctgtcagtgacgtctgtgtgtttgtcattgagtgtgtgtggctgttagtgtgtatacactactgagtgtagcgtggcggagcggagcgcagtacatgagcttctgtttcctgtaccgggccagactgagaggaggtgctcactgagagagcacttcctgtcagtccagccaggtacagaaaactgaagctcctgtagagggtctgctccgcaacgctacaagacaggtaggaggcacaccaggaaggggagtgtgaccgctaagagagtggggggtgcaccaagggacagagaggggaggggagagaaaaaccaagggacagggaaaagaggggggaggggagaggaacactaagggacggggaagagggaggagctgggtaggaggcacataggtgaagatgttaattttagaggggggggcggaaaaattcatcttcgcctatgtacccaaaaatccttgcaccggccctgcgtgtgtgtatgtcagtgtgtgtctgagtgattgtgtgtgtgtctggctgtcagtgtgtgtatgtcagtctgtgtctgagtgattgtgtgtgtctggctgtcagtgtgtgtctggctgttagtgtgtgtctgagtaattgtgtgtgtctggctgtcagtgtttgtgtaattgtgtgtgtctgactgtcagtgtgtatctgagtgattgtgtgtatgtctgtcactgtgtggctgtctgtcagtgagtgagtgagtgagtgtgtgtgtctgtcagtgaatgtgtttgtttctgagtgattgtgtcaGTGAGagcgcctgtgtgtctgagtgattgtgtatgtatgtcagtgattgtgtgtatgtcagtgattgtttgtgtcaaatcagtttgtgtatgtcagtgtatctgagagtgtgtctgtcagtcaaagtgtgtgttagtcgttTAACAAgaagaggtgtggcattgacaggaagaggtggggcaaatgtaaattagggggtgccaaagttccgtcatgcctagggcagcacagatactAAATACATCACTGCCGTCACTgaaccaatgcttctcatagagcatTTAAGCATTTAATTGGCGGATTGCAAATTGAATGACGAATGTTATAGCTTCAAAAGAGGCGGAATGAGCTGCtgctgttttttttccatttggtaACCATATACAAATCTATTAGGGATTCATTGTCTCTGGATTGTTTCAAGCTCAGGTCAGGTAGGAGATACAATCCTTTCCACACATATGGGTAAAGATTATTTTATTGTTCAATAGTAGATTGTGGTATACCTTTTGGTTATGCCTGAGATTAGAAGATATATTACCTTATCATAAGAAAGGTTTCTGAATTGTTAAAGAAGATTTTGTAGGTTTTGTAGATTTCCATTAATCTTGTGTCAGTCTGGAGAAGCTGCAAACCACGCAGGAGACAAGCTCCCTACTAGGAGAGTGGGTAAAGCACTTGAAGCCACCAATGAAGGATGTGTGGCAAGTGTGTTATTGCCAAGAAAGGGGACAATCTGTGTTTTTGGACTTCCATCTTTTTTACTAACTTGTTGAATAATCATGGCACAATTTGTCAACTCTATGCTGTTTAAGAATGGGTATTATGGTATCTATGAGGTGCTATTTGTGGAATACACAATTTTTAACCAAAATGTTCCCCTACCTTCAACCCTGTGTAACCGTAAAACAAAGTCTACCTATGTAAACTCTactgaaaaaaacattgaaaccATGCTAACAGATAATCCCAAAACCAAAAATAGAACATGGAAATACAGTTTCTTACCCTACTCCTTCCCAAGACCCCCGTAATCTCTAACCCTAACAGGACCATTAAAATGTCCCCCTTATAAATGTCAATATACAGTTTTTTAACATGTATTTATGGAACTTCATTGCAGTATTGCTATTATGTTCAATGTTATCAGTGcgtttttaaataaatactgtaTATAAGACACTTTTGAAAGTAAATTACATCGTTTTCACTACATTTACCACATTTATTTAACAGGATGAAAAAAAGCAACTGATGACTACAAATGTGTGGCTGAGACAGGTAAGGATGACATACAATATCtggattaaaatgaataaaataaactggGTTTATAGAAGTAGACGTGGCTAGGTTAGCACATTTAGCAGTACTACTCACATGAAGGCCTAGAGATGAGAGGATCCCGAGTCCAAGCTCAGGAAGGGTACTGCTAGATTCTATGACAAACTTGAAAGAGAGAACACTTGCATCTACAGAAATGCAGGTGACCCAAATTTACAAATATCCATACAATAAGTATAACAACTAAACTTACTGTTTAAGCATGCAACTTCTGCTATGATACTGACTCCCTCACTCCTGACTGACACATCAGTAAGAAGTCCCTTTTTCCTTGTAGCAGGCTTAACAAGTGATGGCCTTggcaattgttgttttttttaatagtttatttATGTGTGACTGTCTCGTTGTGCTTacaacatacagtatacattgcaAAAGTTGTACAGTCCtaaaaaaatcaacaataattgTGCAACATTCTCAGTATTGGCAATTGTTTTTAAAACAACTTGGATATAGAGGCATTTAGGAACAGAGTGTTTGTGACCTCTCAACCCCTGCTGCCAGTCAGACAATAGGTCCACTGGCTTCTCTGTGGACGCATTTGCCATGGTGTCCTACTGGATCTCCCACTGGGCCTAGGACATTCACATGAAGACCCTTGTTGGAATATATAAAATTGAAGATATCACCATGGATGCTGTTATGTTATTTAGATTAGTTTTTCTAAATAAATTTTCTTTGCTGCATGCAGTGAAAAGAAATGCAGATAGAATGGAAAGTATAGAAGCCTCAATAAGTTTATGaatattaatacatatttatCTATTTCACAAAAACTACAGGAATGGAAAGACTTGAAGTTGCAGTGGAATCCCAAAGATTATGGTGGAATCACTTACATTAGAGTGCCTTCAGAGACTCTGTGGCTCCCTGACATTGTTCTCTTTGAaaagtaagtgttttttttttcttctacattTGTTTTAGTACTGTTTCTCACGTATATCAAGGTAAGCTTTCAATGAATATATTTACCTGCACGTAGATCTGCTATATTTACATCTAAAACCCATTGCCTCAATATTTTGTTTGGCGATGTGGTTAAGGTCAACCTAAAAAGCTTATCAAAAAACATTAGATCAAGGACAATttaatttaaacatattaaattgctgatttaaaaaaaaaatattgctgaaaTAATGTTCATACAAACCACATTTCTGgtgtattttattaaattatatagcTCACACACTACTATTTGCTATTTTGCTTCAGTGCAGATGGACGTTTCGAAGGTTCACTCATGACAAAAGCCATAATACGATATGATGGAACAGTCATCTGGACACCACCAGCAAGTTATAAAAGTTCTTGCACAATGGATGTCACATTTTTTCCATTTGACCGACAAAACTGTTCTATGAAATTTGGTTCATGGACATATGATGGGAATATGGTGGACCTTATTCTGATTGATACAAATGTAGACAGGAAGGACTTCTTCGATAATGGAGAGTGGGACATTTTAAATGCCACAGGTTTAAAGGGAATGAGGACAGATGGGATCTATTCATATCCATTCATCACCTATTCTTTTGTTTTGAGGCGTCTTCCTTTATTTTATACTCTTTTCCTAATAGTTCCTTGCCTTGGTCTCTCATTCCTGACCGTCCTTGTGTTTTACTTGCCATCTGATGAAGGAGAAAAACTGTCATTGTCCACCTCAGTACTAGTTTCTCTTACGGTTTTCCTACTTGTCATTGAAGAGATAATTCCTTCCTCATCTAAGGTAATCCCGCTGATTGGAGAGTACCTACTTTTTATCATGATATTTGTCACCTTATCTATAATTGTGACAGTCTTTGTCATTAATGTTCACCATCGTTCCTCAGCAACATACCATCCTATGGCTCCTTGGGTGAAAGGTCTCTTTTTGCAAAAACTTCCCAAACTGTTGTGCATGAAAGGTCACATTGACCGATTCTCCTTCCTGGACTCAGAAAGCAATGTTCCACCAGGAAAATCAAAGCCTTCTGGCAAAAGAAAACATATCCAGGCAAATGATGGAGAAAAGGTTTTGATTGCCTTCCTGGAAAGGGCTGCTGACTCTATTAAGTATATTTCAACGCATGTAAAAAAGGAGCATTTTATCAGACAAGTGAGTATGAATATTGGTTGCTTTTTTCTAATCTTAATTATTATTCTTAATTAATGTACTATTATTACTGTCATATTTTTATTAggacttatatagcgccaacatattcctccACACTTTAATTTCACAAAGTAATTAGGTAAACTATGAAACTGTAAGTTTAATAatggagaaacagggagggggagatgcaAGGACATATAGAAATAAAGATGGAGAGGAAGGGAGTCATAAAGAAGCTTTTATTGCATTTCAGAATCCTAATTAGAAGCTAATGTAAACAATAGGGCAATTGGTCTGGAAATAGGAAGAGAAAACAAGTCACTCGAAATAAGGAAACTAAGAGAGACTTTTTACTGATTAACTATTGGCTAAATATTTAGGGGAAATCagtcagggttatttgctaacgTAAGAATTTTGCTAAATATTtgctaaagtgaatttaaaattcaaagtaaaattagCTTAACCTGAAACACAGCTGACTTGGAGTAATGTTCCACttttgctactttggccttaaatatgaaattaaccttaaaggaccactatagtgccaggaaaacatacttgttttactggcactatagtgccctgagggtgcccccaccctcagggtccccctcccaccgggctggatggagaggttaggggttaaacttacctcttttttccagcgccgggcggggagctctcctcctcctctccgcctccttggctgaatgcgcatgcgcggcaggagtcgcgcgcgcattcagccggtctcatagtaaagcatttacaatgctttcctatgtacgcttgcgtcttctcactgtgattttcacagtaagaagcacgcaagccctctagcgactgtcagtgagacagccactagaggctggcttaaccctaatataaacatagcagtttctctgaaactgctatgtttataggaAAAAGggataaccctagctggaccaggcacccagaccacttcattaagctgaagtggtctgggtgcctatagtggtcctttaacttactTTAAGGTAAAAAATTTACCTTATTTCCAGAGCCTGCGGGTGCGCCGGCAGTGGCCCACCCCTGatcagcctccttggctgacattattAGAATTAATGatctcctatgggaaagcactgtgattggttgtagTCGTCAGCTAAGAGGAATGGTGGGGGAGCCAAACACTGccatagccaatcagcatctcctcatagacatgcaataaatcaaagcatctctatggggagcattcagcttcTCCATGAAGATCGTGGATACGCTAAATggaagtgctgcacactgtgtagcattgaccaaggaagcacctctagtggccctctgaggagtggccactggaggtgtccatagggagaaatgtaaacaatgccttttctctgaaaagacagtgcttacattaaaaggcatgcaaggactgactatactcaccagaacaactacattaagctgttgactacagtgtccctttaagttcctggcaattctcactttagtaaataacactgcatATGCGAATTCAGGACAAAATCCTAATCACCCACCAATAATAAGGAGATAAATTCCAATAAGACTGTTTGaatactatatattatttatgctTTCATATACTGGAATAAAATACCAATATGAATATACATGAAGGCGTGAGAATTTTCCATAACACAAATAACTGCATTTACTTACTTTGGAATACTGAGGAACAGTTGACATTGTGTTATGCTAATGACAGAAGATCTCTCCTTGTGATATGTCTGTCCTTATTGGTATCTTTGTAAATTAGACAGAGTATGGTAGGTGAAAAGTAGATTTTCAAACAATAGAATAAGGTCTGTCTCAAATTCAGAATACCCTGAAGAATAGATCTTACTATAATTAGAATATGCTGTGGTGTAAATATGTTCTATAGATGGTGCATTAACAAACTGAACTAGTGCAATATGTGAAAAGGAATAAaggaatgtaccgtatatactcgagtataagccgacccgaatataagccgaggcccctaattttacccccaaaaactgggaaaacttattgactcgagtataagactagggcgggaaatgcagca
Above is a genomic segment from Pelobates fuscus isolate aPelFus1 chromosome 6, aPelFus1.pri, whole genome shotgun sequence containing:
- the CHRNB3 gene encoding neuronal acetylcholine receptor subunit beta-3; translation: MNLHAHYYLTVFITACSINSGAYFSGLKKNTREHCLTSLDNEDNFLSRFHPLAEIEDVLLRNLFIGYQKWVRPVQNPNDTIRVNFGLKISQLVDVDEKKQLMTTNVWLRQEWKDLKLQWNPKDYGGITYIRVPSETLWLPDIVLFENADGRFEGSLMTKAIIRYDGTVIWTPPASYKSSCTMDVTFFPFDRQNCSMKFGSWTYDGNMVDLILIDTNVDRKDFFDNGEWDILNATGLKGMRTDGIYSYPFITYSFVLRRLPLFYTLFLIVPCLGLSFLTVLVFYLPSDEGEKLSLSTSVLVSLTVFLLVIEEIIPSSSKVIPLIGEYLLFIMIFVTLSIIVTVFVINVHHRSSATYHPMAPWVKGLFLQKLPKLLCMKGHIDRFSFLDSESNVPPGKSKPSGKRKHIQANDGEKVLIAFLERAADSIKYISTHVKKEHFIRQVVQDWKFVAQVLDRIFLWLFLTVSITGSVLIFTPALRMWLNSSNV